The genomic window AGGTACATTGAGGGATGCATTGCGAGAGGGTATTCGTTGCGAGAAGCTAGCTTATTTTTTATGGATGGCATGTCAGATGATGGTGATGGTACTCATAAACATACTCGACGGGCTTTTTAGATGATGACTATGAGTTTGCAGATGAGATGCCTCTaagtactggaaagagtatgACTTTAACTCAAGTACAATTTGAACAATGCCGCAGCTGGATCCTATCTAAGTATTTTGAGATAGATGACTGGCGAAGGTAAACATTACTGCTTCAATGTGAATTTTAAATTGTTGTGTAGTATGCTAGAGAGTTATGCTTGTTTGTTCTTTGAAGTATCAATGTCTATGTATTTGGTTTTATTTGAGATAGCAGTTTCATTGATGCATTAAgatgttttcattattttatactATTTTATGTGGTTGCAGGAAGTATGATTCCTATGTTAGCGGCAACACGTCTAATGGTCAGCAGACCTCAAAGAGTTTTCATGTATGGTTGCGCGACGATGGGGTGTTGGTGTTCGTGGTGGTGGTACGGTAACATGATATCTTAAATTTCATCCCAACTTGTTATGTTTTTGGTTGTGATACTAACTCCAACATGAACTTTTATAGTTGATAGAAGCCAAAGAGACTGATTCAACACTTTGGAGACTCGTGCAAGGACCCCTCTTCAAGGCACGATCCTACAGTAAATACCAAGTCAATGGCTTTACTTTTAGCACACTAGGTTGTGAGGCGAAGAATATATCGCAAAACAGTGGCGTATCAATGAAAGCTTTTACAAGACTGAAAGCGAAGTCGGCCGAGGAAGCAGAAATAACTTATTACGGAGTTATTAAAGAGATTATCGTCTTGAATTACATGGAGTTTGAAGAAACTGTTTTCTGTTGTGATTGGGTTAGTGTTGGAGATAAGAATGCGTGTAAGGTTGATGCAGTTTCAAAGGTTATAAAGGTCAACTTATCCAAGATGAAAAACAAAGTTAGAGTGTCCGATGAGCCGTTTATCCTTGCATCTGAAGCGGCTCAAGTGTTCTACTCGAAGGATCTTACAGATGAGGGATGGTCCGTGGTGTTGCACTCACATCAGGGGTTAACTTGTTCAGTAGATAAATTTGAAGTTCCTACAGCTTATCAATCAGTTCTTACTGACAATGAGAATTTCAAAAAGTTGCTTTCAATTGGTTCTATTTGAAATGAAACTGATGCCACCTTTGCAATGTGTTGCGCTTCACGAATATCTATAAAAAGAACGACTGCCTTTGTTTTgctcttgttttgcttttgttttgttttatttgatcGCTTATTATTTGAGAGGTGTTATTTGTTTTATTCGCTTGTTCTGTGATCTGTTTTCTCTTGtgcaatattttctttcatgatgtttttttttccagGATATGGCAGCAGTAGTCGTCAATGAGTATGGACAACCAGTTTCCAGGAACTGCACGACAGCTGGTCACCGGAAGGGCTCATTGGTTCGTACACATGTGCCTGTTTCATACAAAAACTGGAAGCTTGTGCCTCAGAAGCATAAGGATGATGTTTGGAATACCCTTAAGGTACAAAACTTACCTTAATGAGGGTTGTATCCTCAGTTGTTGTTCACTCCTTTAACTTCTTTTATAGTGGTTGTATCCTCAGTAAGCCATTAATGAGATCTGACTTTACAGGACGAATTTAATATCCCTGAAACATCGAAGGATATTGTTCAGAAGTCCATGGCTGGTCCATGGAGGAGATTTAAAACTGAGTTACGTACCGATCATTATTTTGTACCCTActcatgaagaaaggattctaCATGTTCCACCAACTGTAAGAGAAGAGGATTGGATAAAATTTTGtgagaatgaaaagaagaaaaggcaGCGCAAAGTAGAATTGACCATAAGCGGAAAAGACAACAATATGGCTACACACATTGTTCCGGTCGCAAACCTCATTTTGGTCAGAGCTGAATTGGTACGTAAGTTTTCTCGATCTCTTCTACATTCACAATTTTCCCCATCTCTGTTGTATTTCAATAATGCCTCAAACTCTGATATATTCACAACTCGTCTTGATCTCTGTAAATGTAGGAGGCCGAGAATCCTGGTGTAGAGATCAGTCCTGAGGATGTGTGGCTTAAAGCTCATACACAAGAGAGTGGTTCAATCTTACCTAGCGCCCAGCCATATGCTGTGAGTCAGTTCACTTTTCAGTTATTTCAAGTCTTCTCATTGTTTTTAGTTAAACATATTATAATTTTCTCGATTGTTATGCTTGGCACAACAGGATAAGCTGAAGAAGGCGCAAGAAGAGATCAAAGAAAAACTGGATGCAGGTCTTCCAGTAGGGAACTTTGTGCACTTGCTGCGGCTTTTGGAAAGGATACTAGAGGACGGGCTCGTTCTCTTGGACTTGTATCTCGTACACAAGTCCAACTTTTCTCCTGCGCGTCACAAGGTCAATGAGTTGAAACAGAAGGAGGGTGGTGTTACTCAAATGGTGGAAGAACTAGGTGGAAAGGTGGGGGTTCTAATCGAAGGACTTGGCAAATTATGCCACATAGTTCAAGATATCCAATCTGCAATGCCAGCATCAGTTGGCTCAAACTTGGCCAGCACCTCAAAAGCTCCATCTCCACAGGGTGTTTCTGCTTCACCTATATCATCTCCACAGGGTATTTCTGCTTCACCTCTATCATCTCCACAAGCTGCGACGAGTTCACCAGCTGCATCAGGAGTACATGGCATGCCGCGTTGTTCATTACTGAACTTCGAGGGTCAAGTGGTTGCAACTGGTAACATCTGTACTGGTGGTTTAGGAGAAATAATTCACGGAGATCCTGTACCCTTACATCTTGCCAAGGTGTGTATCGATACTATTTCCAAGCCAGATGCAATAACTGTGAGTGCCAACAAGTATGCAGCGACCTTCAGAGACGTTGGAATTGGAGGATATGTGCTTCATCCAAAGATGTGCCTCTCAAGTTACGACACaccatctctttctttttgatgTGTCAACCTTTTTGAGCATCGCGTGGTATCTGCCTCAACTCATATGGTTCTTTTTGGTCTTTTTATGCAGTTCAAACTTTTTTACGTATGCTCTTATGCATACGTGCATAACAAGTTTTTAGgcttattttccttttttttccagttcacacttttgtatgtatgctgactgatatgcatactcttatgcagttgtgcataagaatAGATTTACTTGAAGCAACTTCTGCAGTGCTGCATAACAAGTATTTAGGcttattttccctttttttttgcagttcacacttttgtatgtatgctgactcatacgcatactcttatgcagttgtgcataagaatAGCTTTACTTGAAGCAACTTTTTTTGTCCGATGTAACTTTTTCCTGAATTATGTGAACACAAACCGGCTTATGAATGGATATGCACTTTCAGTTCATCATTTATTTGTATATGTGGGTGGCTTTTGTTCTGTTATATGTGAATGCACAGGGGACTTCTCGCAAGGTCAGCTGAAGCAGCAGTAGCCAGCCGGGgaaatatcaatccctggtaatTACTTCACTTGGTTATATTTGTACTATAAAGTTTAAGAGGCGTGGTTTCTGACCTTGAATTTATACTTGCGAGGTATTATGCTGGTGGGAAGTGAACTACAGCTGGATTGGCATCAACTTGTGTACCTGCTAGAATACCGGGTAAGTACTTAACTTGTATATTTCTAGTTCCATTTCTTACGGGACTTTGTTTGTTGCGCGTGCGAGAGAGATTATGGACTTTGGTTTGATCAGGACCAATTGCAATGATGGCCTGGATCAGTGGTTGCAGTTTCAGTTGAAGCTCTTGATGACTAAATCATGGGCTTGTTCTTATTACAAAACCACAGTAAGTATTTCTCATTGTTCTTCTccccaatttatattttttttgaaagttttttcTGCTTTTAACATAAGTTGGTATATAAGCTTAGGAAGTTTAAACTTAGCAATACTTTTCATCTATAACTTTATGCATGGATTTCGAACTTGAAGTCTTAAAATTTGCAGCTTCAAGTTGGTTTATCAGCTCTAGCTGTGAACATAGAAAATTTGCAGTAAGTTTCTATGTACAGTCTCAGTTATAAAATTTGTGAACATAGGAATTCTATGAACTGATACTTATGGGAATTTGTATACATTCCCCTACTATTTGATACTTAGAATAATTTAAGTTCTATTTTGTATGAATCCTTTGTATGAATCCATTTGAATGTGATTAGAATTGATTGAATGGACATgaatttgattgaaaaaaaataatgttgattGTGAAGGATAAATTAAAGGTGTATGCAGGTGGTTATTTTGAATTCCGGCGTATTCCGGCCGAGAATGagctgccggtcaaccttgacctggtcaaaattggtcattgatgactgattttgaccaggtcaaggttgaccggcagtaatttttttattgttgcaaaaaattcgtaacggcttcagCTTGTTACAACGATctgttactaaataaattcgtaacggctctcgcatgttacgacagtgccacgtagtaacggctctacGCTGTTACAAGAGCCGtcacaaaaaaaaatcgtaacggctGCTGGGCCGTTACAAAAAAATTGTAGCACCCCTTTTCGTAACGGTCCGGAACAgttacaaccccgattcgtaacgctcaataaccgtttcgaatcggaggaggtggtaaccggtaacgcctggaattgatgttccataatgaaggaaagtgtttcaccattactccctgtatttactaaccgcctcatccttatgacactgtcttgtaacgggcgtagtgtacgccacacggtgtaaaccgccaaaccaatacccaatgagcatcccccagtttgtgatatgtgttgatgtctcgagtgtttttttggaaaaaatgtagcatgttgctgctgtttggcaagttgagcttgagagacttgccggctcggtggtgaccttcgacggtcgagattttgcatcttgagaggaagggtaaccgttgattattgcaaccattCGCTTGGTAGCCAGCGGTATGAAAACATGGACAACATGGATTTGATATGATTAGGCGCGTCCAAGCCAGGAATTTgtcatagtggtgcggctggcat from Papaver somniferum cultivar HN1 unplaced genomic scaffold, ASM357369v1 unplaced-scaffold_118, whole genome shotgun sequence includes these protein-coding regions:
- the LOC113330515 gene encoding uncharacterized protein LOC113330515 encodes the protein MRHPVDSSAWRCADSFFPEFSKEARNVTLGIATDGFNPNGCFGLNYSCWPVILCPYNLPPSMCMKREFSMLCLLISGPRAPGKDIDVYLQPLIEELKELWNDGVMTFDSFTGSEFLMRARLLWAIHDFPALGTLSGCVTHGYFACPSCGEETDAEWLPYSKNSSLYRCDAYEKNITEHIVNTVLGNSKSKDGLNARKDMEAMGIKKRLWLKEDDNTGKTTMEDGSFALTKDEKVAFCTVLKNLRVPSNFCSNSQQRWLMKGFKGLVRNKRYIEGCIARGYSLREASLFFMDGMSDDGDDEMPLSTGKSMTLTQVQFEQCRSWILSKYFEIDDWRRKYDSYVSGNTSNGQQTSKSFHVWLRDDGVLVFVVVLIEAKETDSTLWRLVQGPLFKARSYSKYQVNGFTFSTLGCEAKNISQNSGVSMKAFTRLKAKSAEEAEITYYGVIKEIIVLNYMEFEETVFCCDWVSVGDKNACKVDAVSKVIKVNLSKMKNKVRVSDEPFILASEAAQVFYSKDLTDEGWSVVLHSHQGLTCSVDKFEVPTAYQSVLTDNENFKKLLSIGSI